The stretch of DNA ATGGCGCTGGCGGTCTGGCGTTTGGCGCGGCTTTCCAGGTACTTGCCCAGCAGCACCAGGGCGATGACCACGGCCGAGGCCTCGAAGTACAGGTGCGGCATGCCGCCGACGGGGGTGATGGCCCATTGGTAGAGGCTCAAGCCGTAACCGGCGCTGGTGCCCAGGGCCACCAGCAGGTCCATGTTGCCGGCGCCGGCGCGCACGGCTTTCCAGGCGGCGACATAAAAACGCGCACCGAAGATGAATTGCACCGGCGTGGCCAGGACGAACTGCGCCCAGGCCGGGAGCATCCAGTGCAGGCCAAAGGGTTGCACCACCATGGGCAGCACCAGCGGCAGGGCCAGCAGGATCGCCAGCACCAGGGACCAGCGTTCGCGCCGCAGGCGTTGTTCCTGATCGTCGCGCTCGGGATGTTCGGCCTGCCACAGGGTGGCGGAGTAGCCAGCCTTGCTGACGGCGGCGATCAAGTCGGCGCTATCGACCTGGCCCAGCAGATCGATGTGCGCGCGTTCGTTGGCCAGGTTGACGCTGACCCGGGTGACCCCGGCCACCTTGCTCAGTGCGCGTTCCACGCGACCGACGCAGGAGGCGCAGGTCATGCCGCCGATGTTCAGCTCCAGGCTGTGGGCCGGCACGCTGTAGCCGGCATCCTGCACCGCGGCCATCAGCGCCGGCAGGCTGTCGCTGGGCGCCTGGACGCGGGCCTGTTCGGTGGCGAGGTTGACGCTGACGGCCGCGGCGCCCGCGACCTTGCCCAAGGCGCGTTCCACGCGCCCGGCGCAGCTGGCGCAGGTCATGCCGGCAATCGGCAGGTCAAAAGTGGTTGATTCGGACATCACTGACACTCCCTGTAAACGGTGGTCTACAGGATCAACCTTGCCATGCTGGCAAGGTCAAGCGCCATGGTGCGGGGTGCTTCAATCTGTCTCGGGGGTAGCGCCCGGATCGTCGCCCGTGCCGGTTCCGGGGAGGGACAGGGCGCAGGCGACGACCCGCGGCCTCAGTATCCCAGGCCGGTGCGCTGGAGGAGCAGGCCCGACGGGCTCATGGCGATGCGGAACTTCAGTACGTCGCCGGCCTTGAGGCTGATGTCCTGGGAGCCTGGCGCGAGCATGCCCGGGTTGCAGCCCGGCATCTGCCCCGGCAGCAGTTTCAGGCGCAGCGAGACTTTGCCCGGCGGCAGGTTGAAGGACGTGGCTTGTTCCTGGAACAGCCGGCCCGCCAACTGGTCCTCGATGTACAGGCCGATTTCGCAGGACGTGGCGACTTCCAGGCGTTCCCGGGAAATGATCAGGACGCCGTAGTCCTCGCCGGCGGCGTTGACTGAAGGGGATGCCGCGATCAGGCCGAGGAGGCTGAACAGGCTGATAACCGACCAGCGCATGGCTGAATCTCCTAGTGTCGTGTCGTTGAGGGGTGAAGCTTGGCCGAGCGCGTCGCCGATTGCCAGCCCGGCAGATGCATCCGGAACTTGACCTTGCCATGATGGCAAGGTCGAGACTGGCGACAACCCTCACTACAGGAGAAGCGTCATGCAAGTGTTCAATGTCGAAGGGATGTCCTGCGGTCACTGCGTCCGGGCCATCACCCAGGCGGTGCAGAGCAAGGATCCGGCAGCCAGCGTCAAGGTCGATCTCGGGGCCAGGGAAGTGGGTGTGGAAAGCCGCTTGTCCGCCGACGAGGTGATCAGCCTGATCAGCGAAGAAGGCTATGCGGTCAAGCTGGCCTGAGCGGATTTAGCCGGTCTTTTTAATAGTTAGCGACCTATCGGAATGTTCAAGGCCTCCAAGCGCGGATAAACTGTCGGGCTGCCGACCGACCCGCACCTGGATGCCTGATGAACCTTCGCACAATCTTGATCCTCGGCGCCCTGAGCGCCTTCGGTCCTCTGGCCATCGACTTCTATCTGCCGGCGTTCCCGGCGATGGCGCTGGCCTTTGGCACCGATGAAAAACACGTTCAGCTGACCCTGGCGGCCTACTTCCTTGGTCTGTCCATCGGCCAGCTGGCCTACGGCCCGGTGGCCGACCGCTTTGGACGGCGCATCCCGTTGCTGGCCGGGGTGGGGTTGTTCACCCTGGCGTCCCTGGCCTGTGCCTACGCACCGAACCTGGAATGGCTGATCGGCGCGCGGTTCGTCCAGGCCCTGGGCGGCTGCGCGGGCATGGTGATTTCCCGGGCGGTGGTCAGCGACAAGTGCGATGCGGTGGGTTCGGCCAAGGTGTTTTCCCAGCTGATGCTGGTCATGGGCCTGGCGCCGATCCTGGCGCCGATGCTCGGCGGCCTGCTGGTGAATCTCTACGGCTGGCAGTCGATCTTCATCATGCTGACCCTGTTCAGCGCCCTGGCCGGCCTGGCGGTAGCCCTGGGCTTGCCGGAAAGCCTGCCGGCCCATGTGCCGCGCCAGCCGTTGTCCGGGGCCTTGCGCCAGTACGGTCGGTTGCTGGCTGACCGGGTGTTCCTCGGCCATGCCTTGACCGGGGGCATCGCCATCGCCGGGATGTTCGCCTACATCGCCGGTTCGCCTTTTGTCTTCATCAAGCTCTATGGTGTGCCGGCCGAGCATTTCGGCTGGTTCTTCGGGATCAACGCCGGCGGCTTCATCCTGGTGGCGCAGATCAATGCGCGGTTGCTGGCCAAGCGTGGCCCGGCGTTCCTGCTGGCACGCACAGTGTGGATCTACCTGCTGGGTGGCCTGGCCTTGCTCGCCGTCAGTTCGCTGCACCCGGCACAACTCTGGCCACTGCTGGCGCCGCTGTTCATTTGTATCGCCAGCCTGGGCTGCATCCTTCCCAATGCCTCGGCCTGCGCCATGAACGGTCAGGGTGCGCGGGCCGGCAGTGCCTCGGCGATGCTCGGCTGCCTGCAGTTCAGCGTGGCGGCCGGCGCCGCGGCGTTGGTGGGCGTGCTGCACGATGGCAGCGCCGTGCCGATGGCAACGGTCATCAGCCTGTGTGGGATTCTGGTGGTGACGCTGGCGATGGTCACCCGCAAATTGCAGAACGCCAGGGCGCTGCAAGCCGCCCAGCTGTAATCAGCCGGCGGCGCGTTGTTGGCTTTCGGGGAATCGGTGGGGGGCTTGCAGACGCGTTTCCAGCGTATTGGCGAAGGCTCGGGCTTCGGCCTCGCTGCGGAAAGTCACCACATGCTGGTCGAGTTGAACCTGCCATTGGGCGCCTTTGGATTTTGCCAATTCTTTTATCAGGATCTTCATTGCTGACCTCCTAGCGTAAAAGACTGCATTGCAAAGGCCCCCAGTGTAGACCCGGATACGGTCACAAGTATGACAAGGATCAACTCTCGGACTGACGGCATCCTGCCCCTTTTTAGCGCAGGCAGGATGCCGTCCGCTCCCCGCTTCAGAAGCCTTCCAGCACGATCTTGCCCTTGGCTTTGCCGCTTTCCAGCAACGCGTGAGCGCGCCGCAGGTTGGCCGCGTTGATCGTGCCGAAGTGCTCGCCCAGGGTGGTCTTCAAGGTGCCGGCGTCGATCAGCTCGGCGACGCGATTGAGCAGCTTGTGCTGCTCCTGCATGTCCGCGGTTTCGAACAGCGAGCGGGTGTACATGAACTCCCAGTGCAGCGACAGGCTCTTGCGCTTGAGCTTGGTCACGTCAAGGGTTTTCGGATCGTCGATCAGCGCCAGCCGGCCCTGGGGCGCGAGGGCCTCGACCAACTCGTCCAGGTGCGTATCGGTCTGGGTCAGGCTGGCGACATGGGTGACGCTGGCCTGGCCGGCTTTTTTCAGTTCCTGGCTCAACGGCTGGCTATGGTCGATCACCAGGTCGGCGCCCAGCTCGCGTACCCAACCCTGGGTTTCGGCGCGCGAGGCGCTGCCGATGACCTTGAGCCCGGTGAGCTGGCTGGCCAGTTGGGTGAGGATCGAACCGACGCCGCCGGCCGCGCCGACGATCAACAGGCTCTGCTGCCGATCGGCCTGGCCTTCGGCGATCTGCAGGCGTTCGAACAATAGTTCCCAGGCGGTGATCGCGGTCAGCGGCAGGGCGGCGGCTTCGGCGAAGCCCAGGCTCTTGGGCATATGGCCGACGATGCGTTCGTCGACCACGTGCAATTCGCTGTTGCCACCGGCGCGGGCGATCGAGCCGGCGTAGAACACCTTGTCGCCGGCCTTGAACAGGCTGACGTCGCTGCCCACCGCCTTGACCACCCCGGCCACGTCCCAGCCCAGCACCTTGGCGGCGCCACCTTCAGGCTGGACGTTCTGGCGGACCTTGGTGTCCACCGGGTTGACCGAGATGGCTTTGACTTCCACCAGCAGGTCCCGGGGGCCGGCGAGCGGTTCCGGCAGTTCGATGTCTTGCAGGGACAGCGGATCGTCGATCGGCAGGGAGGTGTAGTAGGCGATGGCTTTCATGGTGGGTTTTCCTGATGAAGATGAAGGTTGGGTCAGAGGAGCAACAGGCGCTTGAGCTCGAAGTGCTCGATCGCCTCGCGGGTCTGGCTGAGAAAATGCTGGAAGTGCGGCGTGGCGTTGTGAAATTCCAGGGCCGCCTCGTCGTCCCAGCGCTCCAGTACATAAAAGGTGCCTGGGGCCTCGGCGTCCTGATGCAGGTTGTAAAACTGGCAGCCGGCTTCTTCACGGCTCGGTTGCACCAGGGCGCTGAGTTCGCGCTTGAGCACGGCCTGCTGGCCGCTCTTGGCGACCAGGGTGGCAATGGCGGTAAAAGCTTGCGACATAGGGAGTTCCTTCAAAGGCTGGCGTGACGAGCTGATATGACGGTAGGCCGATCATTGGCCATTTCCCCGGAAGATAAAACCGGCTAAAACAGCAGTCTCTTTCAATATTTTTTTGATAATGCCCGGTGAGCCAGATGCTGCGTTTCGATGACCTGCAATTGTTCGTGCGCGCCGCCGACCTCGGCAGCCTGTCCGCCGCGGCGCGGGTCATGGACCTGTCGGCGGCGGTGGCCAGCGCTGGGCTCAAGCGTATCGAGCAGCAGCTCGGCGCCCGGCTGCTGGCGCGTTCGACCCGCAGCCTGCGCCTGACCGCCGAGGGCGAAGGGTTTCTCGAATACGCCCGCGCGGCCCTGAGCAACCTGGAGGAGGGGCGGCGCCTGCTGGCCAGCGGGCAGGATCAGGTCAGCGGCGTTCTCCAGCTGTCCGCGCCCTCGGATTTCGGCCGCAATCTGTTGCTGCCCTGGCTCGACCAGTTCCAGCTGGAGCACCCCAAGCTCACGCTGCGCCTGCTGCTGGGCGACCGTATCGCCGACCTGTTTCGCCAGCCGGTGGACATCGCCCTGCGTTACGGCGAACCGGAAGATTCCAGCCTGGTGGCCTTGCCTGTCGCGCCGCAGAACCGCCGCGTACTGGTGGCCGCCCCCGAGTACCTGGCCCGCCACGGCGAGCCGCGTCAGCTGGAGCAATTGGCCCAGCACAATTGCCTGCTCTACATGCTTGGCAGCCGGGTGCATGACCATTGGAGTTTCCATGACGGCAAGCGCGAGGTCGGCCTGACGGTCAGCGGCGATCGCTTCAGCGACGACGCCGATGTGGTGCGCCTGTGGGCGGTGGCGGGGCGGGGCATCGCCTACAAGTCCTGGCTCGACGTGGCGGCCGATGTGCTGGCCGGGCGGCTCAAGGTGCTGCTGCCGGAGCTGCGCTGCGAACTGGCACCGCTGAACCTGTTGTGCGCGCATCGGGCGCAACTGAGCAAACCGGTGAAGCTGCTGCGGGACATGTTGCAGGTGCGCTGCGCTGAAGTTTCCGCGCATTACCCCAAGCCAACCCATGCCGATCACTGACCCAGGCCGGCGGCGTCGTTGCCGGGTGCGGGCAGGTCGCATCCAGCACTGAGCGGCGGCGTCGATCTTGCACACTCGATTGCAGACCATTCAATCGGGGGGACGGGGCATGGCAAGTCAGGGATACAGTGCGGCAGAGCGTCTGGAACGCTTGCCCATCAGCGGTTATCACCGGGTCATTTTCATCATCATCGCCCTGGCGTTTTTCTTCGACTCCATGGACCTGGCGATGATGACGTTCCTGCTCGGCTCGATCAAAGCCGAGTTCGGCCTGAGCACCGCCCAGGCCGGCCTGCTGGCCAGTTCGAGTTTCTTCGGCATGGTGGTCGGCGCGTCGCTGTCGGGCATGCTCGCCGACCGCTTCGGGCGCAAGCCGGTGTTCCAGTGGAGCATCGTGCTCTGGGGCATCGCCAGTTACCTGTGCTCCACGGCGCAGACGGTGGACAGCCTGACCCTGTTCCGGGTGCTGCTGGGGATCGGCATGGGCATGGAGTTTCCCATCGCCCAGTCGATGCTCTCGGAGATGATCCCGGCCAAGCGGCGCGGGCGCTATATCGCCTTGATGGACGGCTTCTGGCCGCTGGGTTTCGTCGCGGCGGGCGTGCTCTCGTACTTCCTGCTGCCGCTGATTGGCTGGCGCGACATCTTCCTGGTCCTGGCGATCCCGGCGGTGTTCGTGCTGGCGATCCGTTTCTTCATCCCCGAGTCGCCGCGTTGGCTGGAGCAGGCCGGGCGGCACGCCGATGCCGACCAGGTGCTGCGGCGGATCGAGGATAAGGTCCGCGCCTCGCTGCAGCGCGCGGACCTGCCCGAGCCGGTGCGCCTGCCGCGGGTGGAGAGCGTGCCGGGGCACTTCTTTTCGGCCTTGCGCGAGATCTGGTCGCCGCTCTATCGCCAGCGCACGATGATGATCTGGAGTGTGTGGTTCTTTGCCCTGCTGGGTTTTTATGGCCTGACCTCGTGGCTCAGTGCCTTGTTGCAGCAATCGGGTTTCGCCGTGACTCAGTCGGTGTATTACACGGTGCTGATTTCCCTCGGCGGGATTCCCGGCTTCCTCATGGCCGCCTGGCTGGTGGAACGCTGGGGGCGCAAGCCGGTGTGCGTGATCACCTTGCTGGGCGGTGGGGTCATGGCGTTCTTCTACGGGCAGAGCGCGGTGTTCGGCGGCAACGTGGCGCTGCTGATCAGCTCCGGCCTGTTGATGCAGTTCTTCCTGTTCGGCATGTGGGCGGTGCTCTACACCTACACGCCCGAGTTGTATCCCACCTCGGCGCGGGCTACCGGCTCCGGGTTCGCCTCGGCGGTGGGGCGCATCGGGTCGCTGCTCGGGCCGTTGGTGACCGGCGTGGTATTCCCGATGACCGGGCAGGGTGGGGTGTTCGCCCTGGGCGCGCTGTGTTTCGCGGTCGCCGCGGCGGTGGTCTGGCTGTTCGGGATGGAGACCCGGGGCAAGACGCTGGAAGAGTTGAGCGAAGTCAGCGCCTGACTCATAGCCGCTGCCGCAGGCTGCGATAAGGTTCGAAGAACCTTTCGAAACCCTCAAGAGCGGCGCCCGCTTCGCGGTCGAGCGCAGCCTTCGGCAGCGGCTACATAGTGCGGTCGCGGCATGGTCTGGCTGTTCGGGATGGAGACCCGGGGCAAGACGCTGGAAGAGTTGAGCGAAGTCGGCGCCTGACCTGTAGCCGCTGCCGCAGGCTGCGATAAGGTTCGAAGAACCTTTCGAGGCCCTCAAGAGCGGCGCCCGCTTCGCGGTCGAGCGCAGCCTGCGGCAGCGGCTACAGGGTTATCGCGGGCAGGTTACCCGCGATGGTGGTTTACGGCTTGACCAGCCGCGCATCCAGGCTGTTCTGCGCCAGGCGTTTGGCCTGGTCCTGGGTCATGCCCAGGTGGGTGTACAGGGCGTGGAAGTTCTCGGTGACGTAGCCGCCGAAGTAGGCCGGGTCATCGGAGTTCACCGTGACCTTCACCCCACGCTCGAGCATCTCGAGGATGTTGTGCTGCGACATGTGATCGAACACGCAGAGCTTGGTGTTCGACAGCGGGCAGACGGTCAGCGGGATCTGCTCGTCGATGATGCGCTGCATCAGTCGCTCGTCCTCGAAGGCGCGCACGCCGTGGTCGATGCGCTGGATCTTCAGCAGGTCGAGGGCTTCCCAGATGTACTCGGGCGGGCCTTCTTCACCGGCGTGGGCGACAGTGAGGAAACCTTCGTTGCGGGCCCGGTCGAACACCCGCTGGAACTTGCTCGGCGGGTGACCCATTTCCGAACTGTCCAGGCCGACCGCGACAAAGGCTTCGCGGAACGGCAGCGCCTGGTCGAGGGTTTTCTGCGCTTCGTCTTCGCTCAGATGCCGCAGGAAGCTCAGGATCAGGCCGCTGGTGATGCCCAGTTGCTGCTCGCCATCCTTGAGCGCGCTGGCGATGCCGTTGAGCACCACTTCGAAAGGAATGCCGCGATCGGTGTGGGTCTGCGGATCGAAGAAGGGTTCGGTGTGGATGACGTTCTGCTCTTTGCAGCGCAGCAGGTAGGCCCAGGTCAGGTCATAGAAATCCTGGGAGGTGCGCAGTACGTCCGCGCCCTGGTAGTACAGGTCGAGGAACTCTTGCAGGTTGTTGAAGGCATAAGCCTTGCGCAGGGTTTCCACATCGCTCCAGGGCAGGGCGATCTTGTTGCGTTCGGCCAGGGCGAACAGCAGCTCGGGCTCCAGGGATCCTTCGAGGTGCAGGTGCAGTTCGGCCTTGGGCAAGGCGTTCAGCCAGTCGTACATGGGTGTGATCTCATCAGGTGCAGTCGAGCGCTGCGTGAACGTATTGCGCTCCATCATCCTGCGGCGAAAAGCCCACCGCAAGGTTCGATGACAGGCGCCGGCCCCGGGTTTCCCCAGGGCTGCGCGGGCGCGTCAGGTTCCAATCGCGCCCATAAGGGCAGGCATTCTACAGGCGCACGCGGACTATTCGGTAAAACCTGACCCGCCGGGCGATCAGGACGCTTGCGGTTCCCGGCGATAGGCATAGGTATCGGCGAACCGCGACAAGAGGAATTCGGCGCAGGTGGTGACCGGGTACTTCGGCGGACGCCCGGCATCCTGGCAGCCGGGCAGGCATTCGATGCGGGTATCCGGATGGGGTTCGGCGAAGAACGGCATCGAGTAGCGGTCCACCCCCAGCGGGCTGATCACCCGGTGCGGCGTCGACCGGTAACGGTCGTTGCTCCAGCGCGCCATCATGTCGCCGAGGTTGACCACGAAGGTGCCCTCGATGGGCGGGGCGTCGATCCACTGGCCCTGGACATTGCGCACCTGCAGGCCGCCGGCGCTGTCCTGGTAGAGCAGGGTGATGCAGCCGTAGTCGGTGTGGGCGCCGGCGCCTTGCTGTTCGTCGCTGCTGGCAGTGTGCCGCGGCGGGTAATGGATCAGGCGCAAGACGCTGACCGGCTCCTTGAAGCGGCGGTCGAAAAAATCGCGCTCGATGCCCAGGGCCAGGGTCATGGCCCGCAGCAGGGTCTGGGCCAGGGCCTGCATGTCCAGGTAATGCTGCTCCATCAGGGTTTC from Pseudomonas chlororaphis subsp. chlororaphis encodes:
- a CDS encoding zinc-binding alcohol dehydrogenase family protein; the encoded protein is MKAIAYYTSLPIDDPLSLQDIELPEPLAGPRDLLVEVKAISVNPVDTKVRQNVQPEGGAAKVLGWDVAGVVKAVGSDVSLFKAGDKVFYAGSIARAGGNSELHVVDERIVGHMPKSLGFAEAAALPLTAITAWELLFERLQIAEGQADRQQSLLIVGAAGGVGSILTQLASQLTGLKVIGSASRAETQGWVRELGADLVIDHSQPLSQELKKAGQASVTHVASLTQTDTHLDELVEALAPQGRLALIDDPKTLDVTKLKRKSLSLHWEFMYTRSLFETADMQEQHKLLNRVAELIDAGTLKTTLGEHFGTINAANLRRAHALLESGKAKGKIVLEGF
- a CDS encoding LysR family transcriptional regulator, whose protein sequence is MLRFDDLQLFVRAADLGSLSAAARVMDLSAAVASAGLKRIEQQLGARLLARSTRSLRLTAEGEGFLEYARAALSNLEEGRRLLASGQDQVSGVLQLSAPSDFGRNLLLPWLDQFQLEHPKLTLRLLLGDRIADLFRQPVDIALRYGEPEDSSLVALPVAPQNRRVLVAAPEYLARHGEPRQLEQLAQHNCLLYMLGSRVHDHWSFHDGKREVGLTVSGDRFSDDADVVRLWAVAGRGIAYKSWLDVAADVLAGRLKVLLPELRCELAPLNLLCAHRAQLSKPVKLLRDMLQVRCAEVSAHYPKPTHADH
- a CDS encoding putative quinol monooxygenase, yielding MSQAFTAIATLVAKSGQQAVLKRELSALVQPSREEAGCQFYNLHQDAEAPGTFYVLERWDDEAALEFHNATPHFQHFLSQTREAIEHFELKRLLLL
- a CDS encoding heavy-metal-associated domain-containing protein produces the protein MQVFNVEGMSCGHCVRAITQAVQSKDPAASVKVDLGAREVGVESRLSADEVISLISEEGYAVKLA
- a CDS encoding 2-oxoglutarate and iron-dependent oxygenase domain-containing protein, with the protein product MNQLPIIDISPLYGDDAQGWNSVAQQIDRACREWGFFYIKGHPITSGRIDQLLDAARYFFALPAAEKLKIDITQTRHHRGYGAIATEQLDPDKPSDLKETFDMGLHLPADHPEVLAEKPLRGSNRHPDIAGWETLMEQHYLDMQALAQTLLRAMTLALGIERDFFDRRFKEPVSVLRLIHYPPRHTASSDEQQGAGAHTDYGCITLLYQDSAGGLQVRNVQGQWIDAPPIEGTFVVNLGDMMARWSNDRYRSTPHRVISPLGVDRYSMPFFAEPHPDTRIECLPGCQDAGRPPKYPVTTCAEFLLSRFADTYAYRREPQAS
- a CDS encoding adenosine deaminase, giving the protein MYDWLNALPKAELHLHLEGSLEPELLFALAERNKIALPWSDVETLRKAYAFNNLQEFLDLYYQGADVLRTSQDFYDLTWAYLLRCKEQNVIHTEPFFDPQTHTDRGIPFEVVLNGIASALKDGEQQLGITSGLILSFLRHLSEDEAQKTLDQALPFREAFVAVGLDSSEMGHPPSKFQRVFDRARNEGFLTVAHAGEEGPPEYIWEALDLLKIQRIDHGVRAFEDERLMQRIIDEQIPLTVCPLSNTKLCVFDHMSQHNILEMLERGVKVTVNSDDPAYFGGYVTENFHALYTHLGMTQDQAKRLAQNSLDARLVKP
- a CDS encoding MFS transporter, yielding MASQGYSAAERLERLPISGYHRVIFIIIALAFFFDSMDLAMMTFLLGSIKAEFGLSTAQAGLLASSSFFGMVVGASLSGMLADRFGRKPVFQWSIVLWGIASYLCSTAQTVDSLTLFRVLLGIGMGMEFPIAQSMLSEMIPAKRRGRYIALMDGFWPLGFVAAGVLSYFLLPLIGWRDIFLVLAIPAVFVLAIRFFIPESPRWLEQAGRHADADQVLRRIEDKVRASLQRADLPEPVRLPRVESVPGHFFSALREIWSPLYRQRTMMIWSVWFFALLGFYGLTSWLSALLQQSGFAVTQSVYYTVLISLGGIPGFLMAAWLVERWGRKPVCVITLLGGGVMAFFYGQSAVFGGNVALLISSGLLMQFFLFGMWAVLYTYTPELYPTSARATGSGFASAVGRIGSLLGPLVTGVVFPMTGQGGVFALGALCFAVAAAVVWLFGMETRGKTLEELSEVSA
- a CDS encoding multidrug effflux MFS transporter, yielding MNLRTILILGALSAFGPLAIDFYLPAFPAMALAFGTDEKHVQLTLAAYFLGLSIGQLAYGPVADRFGRRIPLLAGVGLFTLASLACAYAPNLEWLIGARFVQALGGCAGMVISRAVVSDKCDAVGSAKVFSQLMLVMGLAPILAPMLGGLLVNLYGWQSIFIMLTLFSALAGLAVALGLPESLPAHVPRQPLSGALRQYGRLLADRVFLGHALTGGIAIAGMFAYIAGSPFVFIKLYGVPAEHFGWFFGINAGGFILVAQINARLLAKRGPAFLLARTVWIYLLGGLALLAVSSLHPAQLWPLLAPLFICIASLGCILPNASACAMNGQGARAGSASAMLGCLQFSVAAGAAALVGVLHDGSAVPMATVISLCGILVVTLAMVTRKLQNARALQAAQL